The region GCGCTCCGGGAGGCGCTGGAGGCGGGGGAGCGACCACGGGGCGCCTCGACCCTCACCCAGCAGCTCGCCAAGAACCTGTGGCTGTCGCCATCCCTCAACCCCGTCCGCAAGGTCAAGGAGGCGGTTCTGACCTGGCAGCTCGAGCGCGCGCTCTCGAAGCGACGCATTCTCGAGCTCTACCTCAACGTCGTCGAGTTCGGCCCGGGCCTCCACGGCGTCGAGGCCGCCAGCCGTCGCTACTTCGGCAAGGCCGCCGCCGAGCTGAGCGAGGACGAGGCGGTCCAGCTGGCGGCCACCCTGCCCAAGCCCTCCTCCTGGCACCCGGGCGCCACCAGCCGCGCCTATCGCCGGTACGTGGAGATCATCAAGCGCCGGATGGCGACCGCCGAGTTCCTCTGGCGGCATATCTGACCCCGCGCTTCATCGTTCGCCTCCGCCGATCGCGGCGCGCCGGTGCCCTCAACCCGCGTATCGAGAGCCTGCGGAGCGGTGAGCAGGAGGCGGTGTCCGTTCCTAGATCAGGAACGTCGTGCCCACGCTGTTCGGCACAAACGCGTCGGGAAGGGCCCGCGCAATTTCGTGCGTGGCCTTCCATCCGGTACAGTGCGACGGGACGACGAGCTTGGGCGCGATCGCCTTGAGTGCCTCGACCGTCGGGGGAATCAACGGCTCGAAGAGTCGCCCGGTCAGGTGAAAACCACCGAGGAGAGCATGGATCCGTCCCACCCCAGTGAGGGCCATCGCATGACGTAGGACATTGATGATACCCGCGTGGCCGCAACCGGTGAGAACGACCAGCCCCTTGCCGCTCACATTCATGCCGACCGCTTGGTCGTCGTGGATCAGGGGATCGGGTCGCCATTCGCCGTTGGCTTGCGCAAAATGCGCGGGGAGTCCCTTCTCGAACTCGGTGGTTCGGGCGATCTCACCGGTGACCAAGGCGAGGCCACCCAGGAGGAGGGACGCGCCCCGCTCTTCCAGAATTTGGACGCCCTCCTGTTCGATCCCGTGCCGGTCAGGGGGCGGGAGCAGTATCTCCCGCGCGTCGGGGAGCACGATCTTCCTCCGCAGGAAGGCCTCCGGGTGCAGCACCAGCGGTAGGCGCCGGCGTCCCGTCCGTGAGAGCAACCCCATCAGGCCCGCCACGTGATCGGCGTGCCCGTGGCTCAGCACAATAGCGTGCAAGTCCCGGGGGCGGATCTCAAGGACGTCCATATTGTGGGTCAAACTATCCTTCGTAAGGCCCGCGTCGAAGAGAAAGGATTCTCGGCGATTGTCGCAGCTGATCGTCACGAGGCTGGAGAAGCCGTGCTCAGCGCGGAGGGTGGTTCGGCCTTCCCCGAGACGTCCGGCGATGTCGACCCGACGGACCGTCTCGGTCCCCGCCATCAGCAGGTCCAGCGCGAGGTCGAGAACGGTCAGAATCTCGACGCGGTCGACTGCCGGAAGCGACACGGTGGCTGTCATAGGCTGATCCGCCC is a window of Candidatus Methylomirabilota bacterium DNA encoding:
- the mtgA gene encoding monofunctional biosynthetic peptidoglycan transglycosylase, translated to MAPQGPPQPGAFHALVLYTLVGALLYAGYEAWSWPAVAPLARRPPATTAFIERSRAQQREASRPRRVAWTWVDYARISPHLKRAVLVAEDIKFFSHRGFDTAEIGQALREALEAGERPRGASTLTQQLAKNLWLSPSLNPVRKVKEAVLTWQLERALSKRRILELYLNVVEFGPGLHGVEAASRRYFGKAAAELSEDEAVQLAATLPKPSSWHPGATSRAYRRYVEIIKRRMATAEFLWRHI
- a CDS encoding MBL fold metallo-hydrolase: MTATVSLPAVDRVEILTVLDLALDLLMAGTETVRRVDIAGRLGEGRTTLRAEHGFSSLVTISCDNRRESFLFDAGLTKDSLTHNMDVLEIRPRDLHAIVLSHGHADHVAGLMGLLSRTGRRRLPLVLHPEAFLRRKIVLPDAREILLPPPDRHGIEQEGVQILEERGASLLLGGLALVTGEIARTTEFEKGLPAHFAQANGEWRPDPLIHDDQAVGMNVSGKGLVVLTGCGHAGIINVLRHAMALTGVGRIHALLGGFHLTGRLFEPLIPPTVEALKAIAPKLVVPSHCTGWKATHEIARALPDAFVPNSVGTTFLI